In Aegilops tauschii subsp. strangulata cultivar AL8/78 chromosome 3, Aet v6.0, whole genome shotgun sequence, one genomic interval encodes:
- the LOC141020699 gene encoding serine/threonine-protein phosphatase 7 long form homolog, translating into MLDWAFGKGHRARFIENGEMLQPLRMRGHGVHGHMDYDERYAPFFKKAPLLGFVLQFKRQPPTLVHAALTALIDRWRPHSFHLPCGEMTVTLEDWGMITAMPIEGHALTGRVERTNWQERVTTLIGDCPGAKSNHTSGVPLTWLSEHRKTCPQGADEATLELYARAYLWYILSKVVFPDSSGNSANWAYPFFLADWDAGYSWGTASLAYLYHSLDDATQRTGDKSNMGGFVWAFSIWMWERLRAGGASGEDAKTPMGRL; encoded by the exons ATGCTGGACTGGGCATTCGGCAAGGGTCATCGTGCCCGTTTCATAGAGAACGGAGAG ATGCTCCAGCCACTGCGCATGAGGGGTCACGGGGTTCATGGGCATATGGACTACGACGAGCGCTACGCGCCGTTCTTCAAGAAAGCCCCTCTGTTGGGTTTCGTGTTGCAGTTCAAGCGTCAGCCGCCGACGCTTGTCCACGCAGCTCTCACAGCTTTGATTGACCGGTGGCGACCCCATTCTTTCCATCTGCCATGCGGGGAGATGACGGTGACCCTAGAGGACTGGGGGATGATTACTGCCATGCCGATCGAGGGTCATGCACTCACCGGTCGAGTGGAGAGGACCAACTGGCAGGAGAGGGTCACCACCCTCATCGGCGACTGCCCCGGTGCCAAGAGTAACCATACATCCGGTGTGCCGTTGACCTGGCTCTCGGAGCACCGGAAGACATGCCCCCAAGGCGCAGATGAGGCGACTTTGGAGTTGTATGCGAGGGCCTATCTGTGGTATATTCTCTCGAAGGTCGTGTTTCCCGACAGCTCCGGGAACTCTGCCAACTGGGCGTATCCGTTCTTCCTAGCGGACTGGGATGCAGGGTACAGTTGGGGGACCGCATCTCTCGCCTACCTATACCATTCG CTTGACGATGCAACGCAGAGGACGGGAGACAAGTCCAATATGGGTGGCTTTGTCTGGGCCTTCTCCATTTGGATGTGGGAGCGGCTGCGGGCCGGTGGGGCGTCCGGAGAAGATGCCAAGACGCCCATGGGAAGACTATAG
- the LOC109748339 gene encoding putative B3 domain-containing protein Os03g0621600 — MSKPWMKHKELDEHRYRNHTGEQDKNFFKVMIGDFHERMIIPDKFAQHFRGQIGRTIKLASRHGYTSDVQITKNLAKLVLDSGWKAFARAHNLRTGDFLVFKYDGNSELKVLIFGPSGCEKLPVCNLMKNAAPGKDWWGNTDDIVNTCHDPPMKFPHCGRQIRPSMDSSRQGNDIINVSSSSSASDSAGGISSSEDDLSLPGCILANGTLLNLNQVQKKQLKEKVRAMNSEVPIYGCVIRKSSIYGATRSLDISRKYAEVYLPFKEQMLTLQLHGKKWEVRCRVKNNKTKRLMRGWKHFARGNSLWLGDVCLFELLRNKKKYVMNLHIIRKSLYKRK; from the exons ATGAGCAAGCCATGGATGAAACACAAGGAGCTGGACGAACATCGCTACCGGAACCACACAGGCGAGCAAGATAAGAATTTCTTCAAGGTTATGATTGGCGACTTCCATGAGAGAATG ATCATACCAGATAAGTTTGCCCAACATTTCAGGGGGCAAATAGGGCGAACTATTAAGCTAGCATCACGCCATGGCTATACTTCTGATGTTCAGATTACCAAGAATTTGGCGAAACTAGTCCTTGATTCTGGATGGAAGGCGTTTGCTCGTGCCCATAACTTGAGAACGGGGGACTTTCTTGTGTTCAAGTATGATGGCAACTCTGAACTGAAGGTTTTGATCTTTGGCCCGAGCGGTTGCGAGAAACTTCCGGTGTGCAATCTCATGAAAAATGCTGCTCCTGGTAAAGACTGGTGGGGGAACACTGATGACATTGTAAACACTTGTCATGATCCTCCCATGAAATTTCCACATTGTGGAAGACAAATTAGGCCAAGTATGGATAGCTCAAGGCAGGGGAATGACATCATCAATGTCAGCTCGTCGAGCTCTGCTTCAGATTCAGCAG GAGGTATTTCATCTTCAGAAGATGATCTTTCCCTGCCAGGTTGTATCCTCGCAAATGGCACCCTCTTGAATCTAAATCAGGTGCAGAAGAAGCAACTTAAAGAAAAAGTCCGAGCTATGAATTCCGAAGTCCCCATTTATGGGTGTGTCATAAGGAAGAGCAGTATTTACGGAGCAACCCGTAGCCTT GATATATCAAGAAAATATGCTGAAGTATACCTTCCATTTAAGGAACAAATGCTGACCCTTCAGCTCCATGGCAAGAAGTGGGAAGTGCGGTGTCGTGTTAAGAACAACAAAACCAAAAGGCTTATGAGAGGGTGGAAGCATTTTGCGCGTGGCAACAGCTTGTGGCTTGGAGATGTTTGCCTCTTTGAGCTACTGAGAAACAAGAAGAAGTATGTGATGAATCTCCATATCATTCGCAAATCCCTTTACAAGAG GAAATGA